A genomic window from Equus asinus isolate D_3611 breed Donkey chromosome 25, EquAss-T2T_v2, whole genome shotgun sequence includes:
- the KIAA0040 gene encoding uncharacterized protein KIAA0040 homolog has protein sequence MEKISSFFSTIWDIISTKHQEGLFNTICLGVLMGLPLLVVLTLLFICCHCCWSRSGKSGQQAERNKGKKKKKKAEEDLWISAQPKLLQMEKRPSLPV, from the coding sequence atggagaaaatcAGCTCCTTCTTTAGCACCATCTGGGACATCATCTCAACCAAACACCAAGAGGGCCTCTTCAACACCATCTGCCTGGGTGTCCTCATGGGGCTACCACTCTTGGTGGTCCTCACACTCCTTTTCATCTGTTGCCATTGCTGCTGGAGTCGGTCAGGCAAGAGTGGCCAACAAGCGGAGCGAAacaaggggaagaagaagaagaagaaggctgAAGAAGATCTCTGGATCTCTGCTCAGCCCAAGCTTCTCCAGATGGAGAAGAGGCCATCACTGCCTGTCTAG